From the genome of Scytonema hofmannii PCC 7110, one region includes:
- a CDS encoding Crp/Fnr family transcriptional regulator produces MEERYSLQAPGNSWMNLAPFFQGLPETVVEPALTHLVTRTHPANQVILLENDWGGSVYFIMEGWVKIRTYNLEGKEVTLNILGKGELFGEMAALDEVPRSTDVITLTPTAIGSMPSQDFLKLLYTEPMAGVRLAQLMARRLRQVNRRLRLRESDSQSRVADTLLFLAEGQGKKAQAGTEIPNLPHRELSSLSGLARETVTRVLTRLEKKGLIRREQDVLCIPDLLALERMIV; encoded by the coding sequence ATGGAAGAAAGGTATAGCTTACAAGCACCTGGCAATTCCTGGATGAACTTGGCTCCCTTTTTTCAGGGGCTGCCAGAAACGGTCGTAGAACCTGCTCTCACCCATCTTGTGACCCGCACTCACCCAGCAAACCAAGTTATTCTGTTGGAAAATGATTGGGGCGGTTCTGTGTATTTTATTATGGAGGGCTGGGTAAAAATTCGTACTTATAATCTAGAAGGTAAAGAGGTCACGCTAAATATCCTTGGAAAAGGAGAATTATTTGGCGAAATGGCAGCCCTCGACGAAGTACCTCGCTCCACCGACGTGATTACACTAACTCCTACAGCGATTGGCAGTATGCCATCCCAGGATTTTCTCAAATTGCTTTATACAGAACCTATGGCAGGAGTGCGATTGGCACAACTGATGGCGCGACGATTGCGCCAAGTCAATCGGAGGCTGCGATTGCGGGAATCTGACAGTCAATCGCGAGTGGCAGACACATTGTTGTTTTTGGCTGAAGGACAGGGTAAGAAAGCGCAAGCAGGAACAGAAATTCCTAACTTACCTCACCGGGAATTAAGCAGTTTAAGTGGATTAGCGCGAGAAACTGTCACACGAGTGTTAACAAGGTTAGAAAAAAAAGGATTGATTAGACGAGAGCAAGATGTTCTCTGTATTCCCGATCTATTAGCGCTCGAACGAATGATTGTATAA
- a CDS encoding DUF2232 domain-containing protein — protein MKLETPLRVVETAFLASTASLIWFINFYFPLGPVLRIFFPVPIALVYLRWGSRAAWMAAVTSGLLLSVLMGPVRSLLFVMPFAFMGVLLGATWNRRVPWIVSISLGTLLGTLGVFFRVWLLSVLSNEDLWIYVINQVTDFIEWIFLKLEILSTPSVFLIQVGAIALIVLNNFIYLFVVHLGAWVLLNRLGNPIPLPPRWVQVILDYE, from the coding sequence ATGAAGTTGGAAACACCACTAAGAGTGGTGGAAACAGCATTTTTGGCTAGTACTGCGAGCTTAATTTGGTTTATTAATTTTTACTTTCCTTTAGGACCAGTTTTGCGGATATTTTTCCCCGTACCTATTGCCCTAGTCTACCTTCGCTGGGGTAGCAGGGCAGCATGGATGGCAGCTGTAACTTCTGGTTTGTTGCTTTCGGTGCTAATGGGACCAGTCCGCAGTCTTCTCTTTGTTATGCCCTTTGCTTTTATGGGTGTTCTTTTGGGAGCAACTTGGAATCGCCGCGTTCCTTGGATTGTTTCCATCAGTTTGGGTACGCTATTAGGAACTTTGGGCGTATTTTTTCGCGTGTGGCTGCTGTCTGTATTGTCTAATGAAGACCTCTGGATTTACGTAATCAATCAGGTGACAGATTTCATAGAGTGGATATTCCTCAAATTAGAAATTTTGTCAACCCCTAGCGTATTCTTGATTCAAGTCGGTGCGATCGCTCTAATTGTATTGAACAATTTTATTTACCTATTTGTAGTACATTTGGGAGCATGGGTGCTGTTGAATCGCTTGGGAAACCCAATTCCCCTGCCTCCACGTTGGGTACAAGTTATTTTAGATTATGAATAA
- the cobT gene encoding nicotinate mononucleotide-dependent phosphoribosyltransferase CobT: MIRIYTQTEQAKKWITKYRGCPPVFACILGFTDTCLIPGISAAGSTPEDRKYTACADAEFLYYGTGVKPKYPLPSLLAGASPVFITRAVVETLKIPVYIFNAGLPQSPPVPVIDLGGSPAKCLSQGQAMDIATVRHLFKQGMEWGERLANNDRKDYYILSECVVGGTTTALAILTGLGIQAVGKVNSSHPVCNHAQKWALVQAGLEKARLGTGDWGLVTRRESSRIPIQNPKSKIQNSPDPLQLVAAVGDPMQVAVAGMTLALSRSCGVLLAGGTQMLAVYALTCAIAHAYDVPWRVEEVIVGTTRWVAEDSTGGTVELAELIGRGSSTPDELFTPPLLATELSFAESRYEQLRAYEKGFVKEGVGAGGSCIAAYLYQGWQQHQVLQATEKQIQSYYQNK, translated from the coding sequence ATGATTCGCATTTATACACAAACTGAGCAAGCGAAGAAATGGATAACTAAGTATCGAGGTTGTCCACCCGTGTTTGCTTGCATTTTAGGATTTACTGACACTTGTTTGATCCCTGGTATTTCTGCGGCTGGTTCAACGCCGGAGGATAGAAAATACACTGCTTGTGCAGATGCTGAGTTTTTATACTATGGTACTGGCGTGAAACCTAAGTATCCCCTACCTTCACTCTTAGCTGGGGCTTCTCCAGTCTTCATCACCCGTGCTGTAGTTGAAACATTAAAAATTCCAGTTTATATATTTAATGCTGGTTTGCCTCAGTCCCCTCCTGTTCCTGTAATAGATTTGGGCGGTTCTCCTGCCAAGTGTTTGAGCCAAGGTCAGGCTATGGACATAGCAACAGTACGCCACCTCTTCAAGCAAGGGATGGAATGGGGCGAACGATTGGCAAATAATGACCGAAAAGACTATTACATTTTAAGCGAGTGCGTCGTTGGCGGAACAACAACTGCCCTAGCAATATTAACTGGCTTGGGTATCCAAGCTGTCGGAAAAGTTAACAGCAGTCACCCTGTTTGCAATCACGCTCAAAAGTGGGCGCTTGTGCAAGCGGGTCTTGAAAAGGCAAGATTGGGAACTGGAGACTGGGGGCTGGTAACTAGAAGAGAAAGTTCTCGAATCCCAATCCAAAATCCAAAATCCAAAATCCAAAATTCCCCCGATCCCCTACAACTTGTTGCTGCAGTGGGCGATCCCATGCAAGTCGCAGTTGCTGGAATGACTCTTGCTTTGAGTCGCAGTTGTGGTGTTTTGCTTGCAGGTGGGACACAAATGTTGGCAGTATATGCTTTGACTTGTGCGATCGCACACGCTTATGACGTACCTTGGCGAGTTGAAGAAGTCATTGTGGGAACAACTCGTTGGGTAGCAGAGGACTCAACGGGTGGTACTGTTGAATTAGCCGAACTTATTGGTCGGGGTAGCAGCACTCCTGATGAATTATTCACTCCACCCTTACTGGCCACCGAACTAAGCTTTGCTGAATCTCGTTATGAACAACTCAGAGCTTACGAAAAGGGTTTTGTAAAAGAAGGTGTAGGTGCTGGTGGCTCTTGCATTGCGGCTTATCTCTACCAAGGCTGGCAACAACACCAAGTTTTACAAGCTACTGAAAAACAAATACAGAGTTATTATCAAAATAAGTAA
- a CDS encoding extracellular solute-binding protein — translation MERRSFLLNTSALALSQLMLGCSNNNQGTLNVQLLKGSIPGQVVSQFSRGLKAQLKFAPVEQLQDLFEKLKEWQKKTNTQEAEWRISVPFMTSNQKSATSDLVTMGDFWLTQAIQEKLIKPLEESKIKQWSALPKRWQNLVTRNDKGQIDPKGKVWAIPYRWGTTVIVYRRDKFQELGWTPSDWSDLWRNELLGRISVLEQPREAIGLVLKKLGQSYNLENLDKVPNLEKELVSLDRQVKFYSSTKYLEPLIVGDTWLAVGWSNDVVQTLGRYPQLSVVVPKSGTAIWADLWVSPAGKENEDLLYNWLDFCLTPQIAQEISLLTKTNSPAIANLPKSDIQESLRKLLQMNVEVFDKSDFLLPLSPTATARYQSLFASIQG, via the coding sequence ATGGAGCGACGGTCTTTTTTACTGAATACAAGTGCGCTAGCACTGTCACAACTGATGCTAGGATGTAGTAACAATAATCAAGGGACACTCAACGTACAGTTGTTAAAAGGTTCCATCCCTGGTCAAGTGGTAAGTCAATTTAGCCGAGGATTGAAGGCACAGTTAAAGTTTGCTCCGGTAGAGCAGTTACAAGATTTATTTGAGAAATTGAAAGAGTGGCAGAAAAAAACAAATACTCAGGAAGCAGAATGGAGGATTTCCGTACCATTCATGACATCTAATCAAAAATCGGCTACATCTGACTTAGTAACGATGGGAGATTTTTGGTTAACTCAGGCAATTCAGGAAAAGCTCATTAAACCATTAGAAGAGTCAAAAATAAAGCAGTGGTCTGCTTTACCCAAGCGGTGGCAAAACTTAGTAACCCGTAATGACAAAGGTCAGATCGACCCCAAAGGAAAGGTTTGGGCTATCCCTTATCGTTGGGGTACCACGGTGATTGTTTATCGCCGTGACAAATTCCAAGAATTAGGATGGACACCCTCAGATTGGAGTGATTTGTGGCGAAATGAGCTGCTTGGACGTATTTCGGTGCTGGAACAGCCAAGAGAAGCGATTGGTTTAGTCTTAAAGAAACTGGGTCAATCTTACAACCTGGAAAATCTCGATAAAGTTCCAAATTTAGAAAAAGAACTAGTATCACTGGATCGACAGGTAAAATTTTACAGTTCCACAAAGTATTTAGAACCTCTGATCGTCGGGGACACTTGGTTAGCAGTGGGTTGGTCTAATGATGTTGTCCAAACACTTGGGCGTTACCCCCAACTTTCTGTAGTTGTTCCCAAGTCTGGAACAGCAATATGGGCTGACCTCTGGGTAAGCCCTGCAGGGAAAGAAAATGAAGATTTACTATACAATTGGTTAGATTTTTGTTTAACGCCTCAAATTGCTCAAGAAATATCTTTGCTCACCAAAACGAATTCACCTGCGATCGCAAATCTACCCAAGTCCGATATTCAAGAGTCCTTACGTAAACTACTACAGATGAACGTTGAAGTTTTTGATAAAAGTGATTTTTTACTTCCCCTATCCCCAACTGCGACAGCTCGCTATCAATCCTTATTTGCTAGCATCCAAGGGTAG
- a CDS encoding sensor histidine kinase has product MQSNLMLEVLQNLFMPIAFIPHGHCYLWNPGLVWLHVLSDSCIAIAYYSIPVVILYFVHKRQDLPFSWIFLLFGAFIVACGTTHVMEIWTLWHPIYWVSGLLKAITAIISLYTALTLVPLVPLALALPSPESLKKINLELEQEITERKKMEEALRTLSQQERLKATQLEITLEELTRTQSLLIHNEKMVSLGQLVAGVAHEINNPVSFIHGNITYAQTYTQNLLDLIKLYQQYYPNSVAEIQQQIEYINLDFIAEDFFKLLVSMASGANRISQIVLSLRNFSRLGEEALKKADIHEGIDSTLLMLQHRLQQHKSGEIQVIKDYGDIPLIECYPSQLNQVFMNVLSNAIDALDEMKTKEIDFDRQVQVVQPRLQIFTCIKKDKTKSHYLQEQDYVVINITDNGCGIKPSIQSKIFDPFFTTKSPGKGTGLGLSISYQIVINQHNGKLWCHSDSHQGTTFFIELPVTQNSDQ; this is encoded by the coding sequence TTGCAGAGTAATTTAATGCTGGAGGTTTTGCAAAATCTTTTTATGCCCATAGCTTTTATTCCTCACGGTCATTGCTATCTTTGGAATCCTGGATTAGTTTGGCTTCATGTCTTATCAGATAGTTGTATTGCCATCGCCTATTACTCAATTCCAGTAGTGATACTCTATTTTGTCCACAAGCGTCAAGATTTGCCTTTCTCTTGGATTTTTTTGCTATTTGGAGCATTCATTGTCGCTTGTGGGACTACCCATGTCATGGAGATCTGGACGCTTTGGCATCCAATTTATTGGGTTAGTGGATTGTTGAAAGCCATAACTGCCATTATTTCGCTATATACTGCACTCACTCTAGTGCCGTTAGTTCCTTTAGCACTTGCTCTTCCCAGCCCGGAGTCTTTGAAAAAAATCAACCTAGAACTAGAACAAGAAATTACTGAACGAAAGAAGATGGAAGAAGCTTTGCGGACACTCTCGCAACAAGAACGCTTGAAAGCCACTCAGCTAGAAATAACCCTAGAAGAACTCACTCGCACTCAAAGTTTATTAATTCATAATGAAAAAATGGTAAGCTTGGGGCAATTAGTTGCAGGTGTGGCTCACGAAATTAACAATCCCGTCAGCTTTATCCATGGCAATATCACCTACGCTCAGACCTATACTCAAAATTTGTTAGATCTTATAAAACTCTACCAGCAATACTACCCCAACTCTGTAGCGGAAATTCAACAACAAATAGAATACATCAATTTAGATTTTATTGCAGAAGATTTTTTCAAATTATTAGTTTCAATGGCATCTGGTGCTAACCGAATTAGTCAAATAGTGTTATCCTTACGTAATTTTTCCCGTCTCGGTGAAGAAGCACTCAAAAAAGCTGATATTCATGAAGGTATAGATAGTACTCTACTCATGCTGCAACATCGTTTGCAACAACATAAATCTGGAGAAATTCAAGTTATCAAAGATTACGGTGATATCCCTCTTATAGAATGTTATCCTAGTCAACTGAATCAAGTATTTATGAACGTTCTTAGTAACGCCATTGATGCTTTAGATGAAATGAAAACAAAAGAAATAGATTTTGATAGACAAGTTCAGGTTGTACAACCAAGGCTTCAGATTTTTACCTGTATAAAAAAAGATAAGACAAAAAGTCATTATCTGCAAGAACAAGACTATGTTGTCATTAATATTACTGATAATGGTTGTGGAATCAAGCCAAGCATCCAATCAAAAATCTTCGATCCATTTTTTACAACAAAATCTCCTGGTAAAGGAACAGGTTTAGGATTATCTATCAGTTATCAAATTGTCATTAATCAACACAATGGAAAACTCTGGTGTCATTCAGACTCTCATCAAGGAACAACATTTTTCATTGAATTGCCTGTGACTCAGAACAGTGACCAGTGA
- a CDS encoding Nif3-like dinuclear metal center hexameric protein, producing the protein MILERNSLLLKEIAEFLNDYLAIEKYFQEEQGGVYLPSIRPIKRLGLALEPWTELQEWVDAENLDAVFLHRPWKLQPGQLTPDIGVISYHLAFDERLTLSFNPELAKILGMSCVFVLGEKKNRPIGMIGDIPTQSFAELCDRISQIFGGYEQIRGVDKPEEVRKIAVVGAMTDELVREATNRGATAYITGQLRKGADFALQETKMNAIAVGHYRSEAWGLRALAKVLYERWSSLEIVYAL; encoded by the coding sequence ATGATTCTTGAGCGTAACTCTCTTCTCTTAAAGGAAATAGCAGAATTCTTAAATGACTATTTAGCAATTGAGAAATATTTTCAGGAAGAACAGGGCGGCGTGTATCTTCCTTCAATACGTCCTATCAAGCGTTTGGGTTTAGCGCTAGAACCTTGGACGGAGTTGCAGGAATGGGTTGACGCAGAAAATTTAGACGCTGTGTTCTTACATCGACCTTGGAAACTTCAACCAGGACAACTTACACCAGATATCGGTGTCATCTCTTATCATTTGGCATTTGATGAACGCCTAACACTCTCATTTAACCCCGAATTGGCGAAAATTTTGGGAATGTCTTGTGTGTTCGTTTTGGGTGAGAAAAAAAATAGACCGATTGGAATGATTGGAGACATCCCAACGCAAAGTTTTGCTGAGTTGTGCGATCGCATCAGTCAAATTTTTGGTGGATACGAGCAAATACGTGGAGTAGATAAACCTGAAGAAGTCCGAAAAATTGCTGTTGTCGGTGCAATGACAGACGAACTGGTACGAGAAGCAACAAATCGTGGTGCAACAGCCTACATTACAGGACAGTTACGCAAAGGGGCTGATTTTGCATTGCAGGAAACAAAAATGAATGCGATCGCAGTAGGTCATTACCGTAGCGAAGCATGGGGTTTGCGGGCGCTAGCTAAGGTACTGTACGAACGCTGGTCTAGTCTCGAAATTGTCTATGCTTTATAA
- a CDS encoding alpha/beta fold hydrolase: MKDWWQTTFPKGRQSLIITDANGYPVQIAYAEKGTGQPLFLLHGVGSWSYNWRSSIDTLSQHFRVICFDAKGYGFSEKPVTRKEKNGHQVVEFERIIRSLCDEPVILVAESLGALVALAIAQKNPQLIARLVVLNVPIFAQRLPHWGMWLLSQIPIEIVQIIDSLRLPLLYAPIVREIMAVERRGVLFDPSILTQEDVYWITYPYVELPGTLAKVAEELQIAAREIEHLQTNKPSFLANIQNNLSAVRCPTLVLWGEQDTWFPTSDGEKLCQYLPNAKLQILPNCRHDASFGASKDVNAAILEFLRDS, encoded by the coding sequence ATGAAAGATTGGTGGCAAACGACTTTCCCTAAAGGTCGGCAAAGTCTAATTATTACAGATGCTAATGGGTATCCCGTACAAATCGCGTATGCTGAAAAAGGTACGGGTCAACCCCTGTTTTTACTACATGGCGTTGGTAGCTGGAGTTATAATTGGCGTTCCAGTATAGATACATTATCTCAACATTTTCGAGTGATCTGCTTTGATGCCAAAGGTTATGGTTTTTCAGAAAAACCCGTGACTCGTAAAGAAAAGAATGGTCATCAAGTGGTTGAATTTGAGAGAATTATTCGTTCCCTCTGTGATGAACCCGTTATTCTTGTAGCAGAATCATTAGGTGCATTAGTTGCTCTAGCGATCGCACAAAAAAATCCCCAATTAATAGCACGCCTGGTGGTACTCAATGTGCCTATCTTTGCACAACGTCTACCTCATTGGGGAATGTGGTTACTTTCGCAAATACCCATAGAGATAGTGCAAATCATTGACTCGTTGAGACTACCACTGTTGTACGCACCAATCGTTAGAGAAATTATGGCAGTAGAAAGGCGCGGTGTTCTGTTCGACCCATCCATACTCACCCAGGAAGACGTTTATTGGATAACTTACCCCTATGTTGAGCTTCCCGGTACTCTTGCAAAGGTAGCAGAAGAATTACAAATAGCAGCACGAGAAATTGAGCATTTGCAAACCAATAAACCCAGTTTTCTTGCCAATATTCAAAATAACCTAAGCGCGGTTAGATGTCCCACACTTGTTTTGTGGGGTGAACAAGATACGTGGTTTCCTACAAGTGATGGGGAAAAACTGTGTCAATATCTGCCTAACGCAAAGTTACAAATACTGCCTAACTGTCGCCATGATGCATCTTTTGGTGCTTCAAAAGATGTGAATGCAGCGATTCTTGAGTTTTTACGAGATAGCTAA
- a CDS encoding DUF4112 domain-containing protein: protein MSQPPHYPIMDSDAKALTIKRLRQLSRVMDKAITIPGTPISIGLDPILGLIPVGGDFLGILFSAYIVLEAARSGAPAATISRMVLNIIIDGILGAVPLVGDLFDFAWTANEYNIRLLEDYLKFPRQRKSTDKWFVFAVLTVLFIVTIGLVTFAVILMRLFGTLLETLLRSLSGS from the coding sequence ATGTCTCAACCCCCTCACTATCCCATTATGGACTCTGATGCCAAAGCACTGACTATAAAACGGCTGCGTCAGCTAAGCCGTGTAATGGACAAAGCAATTACCATTCCTGGAACCCCGATTAGTATTGGTCTAGATCCGATTTTGGGATTGATACCTGTTGGGGGTGATTTTTTAGGAATTCTGTTTTCGGCATATATAGTCTTAGAAGCAGCCAGGTCGGGTGCGCCTGCAGCTACGATAAGCAGAATGGTATTAAATATAATAATAGATGGAATATTAGGTGCTGTACCGTTAGTGGGAGACTTGTTCGATTTTGCCTGGACAGCTAATGAGTACAACATTAGACTACTGGAAGATTACTTAAAGTTTCCCAGGCAGAGGAAAAGCACAGACAAGTGGTTTGTATTTGCGGTGTTAACTGTATTGTTCATTGTCACTATTGGACTAGTAACATTTGCCGTGATATTAATGAGGCTGTTTGGAACCTTGCTTGAAACTCTGCTGAGATCCTTAAGTGGCAGTTAG